The Flavobacterium sp. 20NA77.7 genome includes the window ATCTAGTGTTCTACCACGCATAAAAGCTAAAGGAGCAATTTGAATAATCCCTTTTAAGATATAATCTTCTAAGGTTTGATGCGGAATCATATCGCGCAAGGCATCGTATAGAGGTTGCATGTACGGATCTAATTTTTCTTTCATATCACCCGGTAAAAAGCCTAAATTTTCACCTGCTTCTACAGCAGGTCGAGTTAAAATAATGCGTTTCACCTGTTTTTCTTTTAAAGCTTTAACTGCCAATGCTACACCTGTGTACGTTTTTCCTGTTCCTGCAGGTCCCACAGCAAAAACCATATCTTTTTTATGTACAAAATCAACTAATTTTTGTTGGTTAGGTGTCATGGCTTTAATTAATTTTCCGCCAACACCATGAACCAAAATTTTATCTCTATCGTGCATCTCCCCTGTTTGTTGCGCGTCGCCTTCAATTACACGCATGATCACATTATCATCAATTTGATTAAAACGGGTAAAATGAATCATTAACCTACGAAATCGGGTTTCAAATTCATCTAAAATTTCCTCTTCGCCAAACGCTTTTAAGGTGGTGCCTCGGGCTACAATTTTTAACTTTGGATAGTATTTTTTTATGGTTTCTAAGTGACTGTCGTGAGTACCCCAAAATTCTTTAGGTGCTATGTTTTCTAATTCAATAATTCGCTCGTTCAAAGGCAATAGGTTTAATAATTTAATATCTCAAAAAAAAGTATAACTTTGTATCAATCAAAAATACTAAAAACAACGTATCGTTTTTAAATAAGTTATAAACATTATAATGTCAATAATTACGCTTATTACTGATTATGGATGGAAAGACCACTTTGTGGGCATTCTTAAAGGTAAACTTTACTCTCATTTTCCCGAAGGTACTATCGTAGACATTTCTCACAGCGTAGATAAATTTAATCTATTTGAAGCAAACTATTTACTTGATGCATCCTACAATCACTTTCCAAAAGGAAGTGTACATATTATGACTGTTGACGCTGCGCAAACCAACGAAAACAAGCATATTGCCTTATTACATGATGGCCATTTTTTTGTAGGTGCTGACAATGGTGTTTTTGGTAATTTGCTAAAAAAAATAAAGCCAGAAAAAATTGTAGAAATCACTATTCATGATAGATTACATGAAAAAGCAACTGATTTAGATGTTTTTGCTATGGTGGCTACACATTTAGCAAAAGGTGGTTCCTTAAATGTTATTGGAAAAGAAATCTCTTCATTAAAAAAATTAGCCGAATTAAATCCTATTATTGATGAACAAGCAACTTCAATCAAAGGGAATGTAATCTATATTGATGATTTTGGAAATTGTGTCACAAATATTTCGAAAAAACTAATTGACGATACTGCTAAAGGTCGAAAATATACTATTCGATTTTCAAATAAAAGAATCGAAAATATTAAAAAACATTATGCCGATTTTAAAAATACAGATAGCGCTTCATTAAAAAATCAAGAAGGAAACAATATAGCTATTTTTAATGAAAATGATCTTTTAGAAATTGCTATTTATAGAAGTAATCCACACTCTGTTGGCTCTGCTTCTTCTCTACTCGGTTTGCGATTTAGAGATGTAGTAACTGTTGAATTTGAGTAAGGAGTAATAAACAATAACCAACACTAAATTATGTTTGTACGAATTGTAAAAATGCGGTTTCAAGAAGATAAAATAACTGCTTTCTTAGAAAATTTTGAACAAGTGAAACATCATATCAGAGGATTTGAAGGCAATCAATTTTTAGAGTTATATCAGGACAAAAACGATAAACGTACCTTTTTCACTTACAGCTATTGGAATAATGAAGAAAGTTTAGAAAACTATCGTGACTCAGATTTATTCAAAGAAGTTTGGACTTATACTAAAGCCTTATTTAGTGATAAACCTGAAGCGTGGAGTGTAGGTAAAGTAGTTTCTTTACCATAAAGTTTCAAGTTTCAAGATATTCAATTACTTTTGCCTAAAACTAAACAATTAGTACACGTTTTTAACGTTATTTATTATATGAAAGCACTTTTATTACGTGAAATAAAATCATTCTTTGGCTCACCCATTGGCTATTTAGTAATTGCCATATTTCTTTTATTAAATGGATTGTTTCTGTGGGTATTTGAAGGCGAATTTAATATCTTAAATTCAGGATTTGCAGATATGAGTCCGTTTTTCAAGTTAGTCCCTTGGATTTTTATTTTTCTTATTCCTGCAGTAACTATGAAAAGTTTTTCAGATGAAAAGAAACAAGGTACGTTAGAAATCCTGTTTACCAAACCTTTAAGTTTATGGGAAATTGTAAATGGAAAATTTTTAGGAGCGGTATTGCTAATTCTTATCGCTATTATTCCTACTTTAGTATATGTACTTATTGTAATGAATTTTACGGCTGTTCAAAGTGATTTTGACTTAGGAAGCACTATTGGCTCTTATTTTGGCTTACTCTTTTTAATAGGTGCTTATTGTGCCATTGGTGTATTTTCTTCTACCCTTTCCGATAATCAAATTGTTGCTTTTATTGTAGCGGTATTTATTTGTTTTTTCTTTTATTTTGGATTTGATGGCATAGCAAACTTTTTTGGGACGTTTAATTCATTTGTCGCCTCATTTGGCATGGACTATCACTTTAAAAGCATGAGTCGAGGGGTTATAGATACCAGAGATATTATTTATTTTTGCAGCATTACGTTGTTATTTTTAGCAGGAACTGTTTACCAACTTAAATCTTTGAAATCCTAATGAAAGTAGCTAAACAACAACACTTGAAACAGTTAGGCCTCCTTACTTTCGGTTTATTTATTATAAACGTAGCCAGTCATTATATCTTTAAACGTATTGATTTAACACAAGATCAACGTTACACGCTTTCTGAAACAACAAAAAAAATTATTGATGGTGTAGATAGTCCATTGATTATTGATGTTTTTTTAGAAGGAAATTTCCCTGGGGAGTTTAAAAAACTTCAAAGCGAAACCCGCCAATTACTAGAAGAATTTTCAGCATACAATTCTAATATTTCATTTCAATTTGTCAATCCTATTGAGAAAGAAGAAGAACGCATTGAGACCATGAAAAAGTTCTATGACAAAGGAATGATGCCCATAAATGTAACTGTAGAAGATAAAGGAAAACAAACGCAAGAAGTAGTTTTTCCTTGGGCAGTTGCAAACTATGGAGAAAAAGGAACGAAAGTACAGTTACTTAAAAATATGATGGGGGCAACTACCGAACAAAAAGTAGTGAGTTCGGTACAACATTTAGAATATGCCTTTGCAGATGCCATTAATAAAATAGCAACAGAAAAACAGAAAAAAATAGCGGTAATTAAAGGAAACGGTGAACTAGACGACGTGTTCATTGCTGATTTCTTAAAGTCAGTTCGTGAGAATTATTACATCGGTCCTATTACATTAGACTCCGTTGCTTCACAGCCTAATCAAACCTTAAAAGCTTTAAATGTGTATGATTTAGCTATCATTGCTAAGCCAACAGAAAAATTCACTGATGCAGAAAAACAAGTATTGGATCAATTTATTATGAAAGGCGGAAAAACCCTTTGGCTTGTTGATGCAGTTACGGCAGAAGTGGATAGTTTATACAATCCTTCTGGTGCAAGTTTGGCGGTTACACGAGATTTAAACTTAACCGACATGTTTTTTAAATATGGTTTTAGAATAAATCCACAAGTGATTAAGGACGAACAAGGTACACCCATTGTTTTATATTCTGGTAATCAAGGTAGCGAATCACAAAAAGAACAATATGTATGGAAGTTTGCTCCATTTGTATATGCCTCATCAAGCAACCCCATTGTAAAAAATATTGAAGGAGTAAAATTTGATTTTTGTTCGCCTATAGAACTCTTAAAAAACGATTTAAAGAAAACAGTTTTATTAGAAACTTCTCAATTTTCTAAGACTATTGGCACACCTTATCCCTTTAGTTTAGAAATGGTAACCGAAGAAACTTCTCCAAAAGAGTATACAACTGGAGGTTTTATTCCTGTAAGCGTATTACTAGAAGGGACATTTACTTCCATGTATAAAAACAGAGTATTACCTTTTAAAGATGGTGCTTTTAAAACACAAAGTGTACCTACAAAAATGATTGTTATTTCTGATGGAGACGTTATAAAAAATCAAATTGACCAAGGCGCACCTTTAGAATTAGGCTTTGATAAATGGTCTAATTTTATGTTTGGTAACAAAGAATTTTTGCTAAACAGCGTAAATTACCTTTTAGACGACAATGGACTTATTAACATTAGAAGTAAAGAAGTACGTCTTCCTATGCTTGACAAAGAAAAAGTACACGAAAATTATTCACGTACGCAAATGCTAACTGTGGCATTACCAATAGTTATATTAGGCCTATTTGGTTTCGTATTTACGTACTTAAGAAAGAAAAAATATCAGCGGTAGTTGTTAATAACTATTTTTTTTAAATACTCTGTAAACAAATATATTTGTGAAGTCTAAATAAATGATGATGATGAATTTTATAGTATCTAGCTCTTACCTTTTAAAACAATTACAAGTTTTAGGAAGTGTAATCAATTCAAATAACACGTTACCAATTCTTGATAATTTCTTATTTGAATTAGACAATAATCAATTAAAAGTTTCTGCTTCTGATTTAGAGACCACTATGTCGGCTACATTAGAAATTGAATCTAACAGTACAGGAAGTGTTGCTATTCCTGCAAAATTGTTATTAGACATTTTGAAAACGTTTCCTGAGCAACCGCTAACATTTACAGTTGAAGAAAACAACACCGTAGAAATTAGTTCAAATTCAGGAAAATATGCTATTGCGTATGCTGCAGGAGAAGAATTTCCAAAAGCAGTTACCTTAGAAGAACCTTCTTCTACTGTAATTCCTGCTGAAGTGTTAGCTACAGCTATTGGTAAAACCATTTTTGCTACAGGAAATGATGATTTACGTCCTGTAATGAGTGGTGTATTTTTCCAATTTTCAACAGAAGGCTTAATATTTGTAGCTACAGATGCTCACAAATTAGTAAAATATGCTCGCACTGATGTAAAAGCATCACAATCGGCAGAATTTATTATGCCAAAAAAACCTTTAAATATCTTAAAAGGTATTTTAGCGGTATCAGATGCTGAAGTTAAAGTAGAATATAACGATTCAAATGCGACGTTCTCATTTGAAAATTACATCTTAACGTGTCGCTTAATTGATGGAAAATATCCAAATTATGAAGCTGTTATTCCAAAAGAAAATCCGAATAAATTAATTATTGGTCGTAACCAATTTTTAAACTCTGTACGTCGTGTGGCTATTTTTGCAAATAAAACAACGCACCAAATTCGTTTGAAAATTGCTGGAACAGAATTAAATATTTCGGCGGAAGATATTGATTACTCAAACAAAGCTGACGAACGCTTAACTTGTGATTATCATGGAGATGATATGCAAATTGGTTTCAATTCGCGTTTCTTACAAGAAATGTTAAATAATTTGAGTAGCGATGAAATTCAACTGGAAATGTCCTTACCAAACAGAGCGGGTATCCTTACTCCTATTGATGGATTAGACGAAGGCGAAACTGTGACTATGTTAGTCATGCCAGTTATGTTAAACAGCTAAAAAAACACAATTAGATATACTATCTAATACCAACTATAACTAACTAAAAACTACTACCCAAAAAACCACTGAGCTAATGCGAAAGTGGTTTTTTTATTTTGTTTACTCACAAAGAATCCTAAAAAAACTTCTAACTTCTAGCTTCTAACTTCTGACTTTGATTTATCTTTGTACCCTAAATTTCAGATTATGATTTCACAAGAAACCATTGTTGCTTTAGCTACTCCATCTGGAGCAGGTGCCATTGCAGTTATTCGCTTATCAGGGAAAGATGCCATTGCTCTTGCGGCAGAAGTTTTTCAATCGGTTTCAGGAAAAAGTATCGCTACACAAAAAACACACACCATCCATTTGGGTCATATTGTAGATCAAGGTAAAGTGTATGACCAAGTGTTACTTTCTCTATTTAAAGGACCTAATTCTTATACAGGGGAAAATGTAGTTGAAATTTCATGTCACGGTTCTACTTTTATTCAACAACAAATTATTCAATTATTGCTTCGCAAAGGAGCAAGAATGGCTCAGGCTGGCGAATTTACGTTACGTGCCTTTTTAAACGCTAAACTAGACTTATCGCAAGCCGAAGCTGTAGCCGACTTAATTGCTTCAGATAACGAGGCCAGTCACCAAATTGCGATGCAACAAATGCGTGGTGGATTTAGTAATCAGATTGCCAAATTACGAGAAGAATTACTCAACTTTGCTTCATTAATTGAACTAGAACTTGACTTTGCCGAAGAAGATGTAGAATTTGCCGACAGAACTGCTTTTTATCAATTACTCGAACGCATTGAATTTGTATTGAAACGATTAATTGACAGTTTTGCTGTGGGCAATGTTATTAAAAACGGAATTCCTGTGGCTATTGTAGGTGAACCCAACGTTGGGAAATCAACCCTTTTAAATGCTTTACTGAATGAAGAGCGTGCCATCGTTTCTGATATTGCGGGAACAACGCGCGACACCATTGAAGATGAATTAGTAATTGAAGGTATAGGCTTTCGATTTATTGATACTGCAGGCATTAGAGAAACTAAAGATGTGGTAGAAAGCATTGGGATTCAAAAAACGTTTGAAAAAATTGAACAAGCGCAAGTCGTTTTATTTTTAATTGATAGTTTACAATTGATAATTGAAAATGAAAATAAGTTTAAAATTGAAATTGAAAAAATTAAGAATAAATTTCCTCAAAAACCGCTTGTAATGATTATCAATAAAATAGATTTTTTAAACGAAGAACAACGCGTGCTTCTTTTAGAAAAATTATCCATTATTAATTATCCATTATCCATTACTATTTCCGCTAAACAGAAAGTTGGTATTGACGAACTTAAAAATACGCTTCTTTCTTTTGTAAATACAGGTGCACTCAGAAACAACGAAACCATTGTAACCAATACACGTCATTACGATTCGCTATTAAAAGCCTTGGAAGAAATTCAAAAGGTGAAATGGGGACTAGACAGTCATTTATCTTCTGATTTAATTGCTATTGATATCAAACAAGCTTTATACTACTTTGGCGAAATTACAGGCGAAGTTACTAACGATGAGCTCCTTGGAAATATTTTTGCAAATTTCTGTATCGGGAAATAAAACCACTTTCCTTTGATTTTCTTTTTGTTCTTTTACTTTCTCGCCTTTGACACAAATAACCATTATTTAGAATACTAAAAAACAAGTAAATACCAACACTAACAAGATAAAAACCAATTAAAACCTGTATTTACCTGCATAAAAATCAACAATAATTACAAACTTATATTATTTATTACTCCGCTATGCAAAATTAGTTGGACTTGCGTAGCGAGTTTATATTGAATTTCAAAAGTCTAGCAATATTTTTGCAATATGTAAACAAAAATGTTTACATTTGTATTATGAAAACCTATTTAGAAAAATATAAAGGAATACATCCTGGTATAATTTTGGATCGCGAATTTAAAAAAAGAGCCCTTCAACAACGTCCTTTTGCCTTATCTATAGGTGAATATCCGCAAACATTGAATGCTATTACTAAGGGTAAACGAAAACTAAATACAGCATTGGCATTAAAGATTGAAGAGAAACTAGGTTTAGAAGAAGGAACTTTAGCACTACTCCAAACTTATTTTGATATAAATGAAGAGAAAAGTAAATTAAAACAAAGTTCTCCTAACCTATCAAAATTAAGAAAATCATTATTTTGGGATACAGATATTAATAAAATAGACTGGTCAAAACAATACAGAGCCGTTATTCAACGTATATTTGAAAGAGGTAATGAAACCGAAAGAAAAGAAATAATTAGTTTCTACGGACAAGAAAAGATAAAAAATGCTTTGAACCAAAATAATTTACCATATACCATATACAATAAGTAAAATGTTATATTTCAATACTGTAAACGAACTTCTTAAAAGCAGTTTGTTAAAATTAATGGAAGCCGAAGAATTTTCTAAATTCAGATTGGTTGGTGGAACTGCATTAAGTTTACAAATAGGACATAGAGAATCCATTGATATT containing:
- the gldG gene encoding gliding motility-associated ABC transporter substrate-binding protein GldG, which codes for MKVAKQQHLKQLGLLTFGLFIINVASHYIFKRIDLTQDQRYTLSETTKKIIDGVDSPLIIDVFLEGNFPGEFKKLQSETRQLLEEFSAYNSNISFQFVNPIEKEEERIETMKKFYDKGMMPINVTVEDKGKQTQEVVFPWAVANYGEKGTKVQLLKNMMGATTEQKVVSSVQHLEYAFADAINKIATEKQKKIAVIKGNGELDDVFIADFLKSVRENYYIGPITLDSVASQPNQTLKALNVYDLAIIAKPTEKFTDAEKQVLDQFIMKGGKTLWLVDAVTAEVDSLYNPSGASLAVTRDLNLTDMFFKYGFRINPQVIKDEQGTPIVLYSGNQGSESQKEQYVWKFAPFVYASSSNPIVKNIEGVKFDFCSPIELLKNDLKKTVLLETSQFSKTIGTPYPFSLEMVTEETSPKEYTTGGFIPVSVLLEGTFTSMYKNRVLPFKDGAFKTQSVPTKMIVISDGDVIKNQIDQGAPLELGFDKWSNFMFGNKEFLLNSVNYLLDDNGLINIRSKEVRLPMLDKEKVHENYSRTQMLTVALPIVILGLFGFVFTYLRKKKYQR
- the gldF gene encoding gliding motility-associated ABC transporter permease subunit GldF, translated to MKALLLREIKSFFGSPIGYLVIAIFLLLNGLFLWVFEGEFNILNSGFADMSPFFKLVPWIFIFLIPAVTMKSFSDEKKQGTLEILFTKPLSLWEIVNGKFLGAVLLILIAIIPTLVYVLIVMNFTAVQSDFDLGSTIGSYFGLLFLIGAYCAIGVFSSTLSDNQIVAFIVAVFICFFFYFGFDGIANFFGTFNSFVASFGMDYHFKSMSRGVIDTRDIIYFCSITLLFLAGTVYQLKSLKS
- a CDS encoding PhoH family protein; translated protein: MNERIIELENIAPKEFWGTHDSHLETIKKYYPKLKIVARGTTLKAFGEEEILDEFETRFRRLMIHFTRFNQIDDNVIMRVIEGDAQQTGEMHDRDKILVHGVGGKLIKAMTPNQQKLVDFVHKKDMVFAVGPAGTGKTYTGVALAVKALKEKQVKRIILTRPAVEAGENLGFLPGDMKEKLDPYMQPLYDALRDMIPHQTLEDYILKGIIQIAPLAFMRGRTLDHAFVILDEAQNTTHSQMKMFLTRMGKNAKFIITGDPGQVDLPRRTISGLKEALLVLKDVEGIGIIYLDDKDIVRHKLVKKIIDAYKSIENND
- the dnaN gene encoding DNA polymerase III subunit beta — translated: MNFIVSSSYLLKQLQVLGSVINSNNTLPILDNFLFELDNNQLKVSASDLETTMSATLEIESNSTGSVAIPAKLLLDILKTFPEQPLTFTVEENNTVEISSNSGKYAIAYAAGEEFPKAVTLEEPSSTVIPAEVLATAIGKTIFATGNDDLRPVMSGVFFQFSTEGLIFVATDAHKLVKYARTDVKASQSAEFIMPKKPLNILKGILAVSDAEVKVEYNDSNATFSFENYILTCRLIDGKYPNYEAVIPKENPNKLIIGRNQFLNSVRRVAIFANKTTHQIRLKIAGTELNISAEDIDYSNKADERLTCDYHGDDMQIGFNSRFLQEMLNNLSSDEIQLEMSLPNRAGILTPIDGLDEGETVTMLVMPVMLNS
- a CDS encoding putative quinol monooxygenase, giving the protein MFVRIVKMRFQEDKITAFLENFEQVKHHIRGFEGNQFLELYQDKNDKRTFFTYSYWNNEESLENYRDSDLFKEVWTYTKALFSDKPEAWSVGKVVSLP
- a CDS encoding SAM hydrolase/SAM-dependent halogenase family protein, which encodes MSIITLITDYGWKDHFVGILKGKLYSHFPEGTIVDISHSVDKFNLFEANYLLDASYNHFPKGSVHIMTVDAAQTNENKHIALLHDGHFFVGADNGVFGNLLKKIKPEKIVEITIHDRLHEKATDLDVFAMVATHLAKGGSLNVIGKEISSLKKLAELNPIIDEQATSIKGNVIYIDDFGNCVTNISKKLIDDTAKGRKYTIRFSNKRIENIKKHYADFKNTDSASLKNQEGNNIAIFNENDLLEIAIYRSNPHSVGSASSLLGLRFRDVVTVEFE
- a CDS encoding helix-turn-helix transcriptional regulator; amino-acid sequence: MKTYLEKYKGIHPGIILDREFKKRALQQRPFALSIGEYPQTLNAITKGKRKLNTALALKIEEKLGLEEGTLALLQTYFDINEEKSKLKQSSPNLSKLRKSLFWDTDINKIDWSKQYRAVIQRIFERGNETERKEIISFYGQEKIKNALNQNNLPYTIYNK
- the mnmE gene encoding tRNA uridine-5-carboxymethylaminomethyl(34) synthesis GTPase MnmE, which produces MISQETIVALATPSGAGAIAVIRLSGKDAIALAAEVFQSVSGKSIATQKTHTIHLGHIVDQGKVYDQVLLSLFKGPNSYTGENVVEISCHGSTFIQQQIIQLLLRKGARMAQAGEFTLRAFLNAKLDLSQAEAVADLIASDNEASHQIAMQQMRGGFSNQIAKLREELLNFASLIELELDFAEEDVEFADRTAFYQLLERIEFVLKRLIDSFAVGNVIKNGIPVAIVGEPNVGKSTLLNALLNEERAIVSDIAGTTRDTIEDELVIEGIGFRFIDTAGIRETKDVVESIGIQKTFEKIEQAQVVLFLIDSLQLIIENENKFKIEIEKIKNKFPQKPLVMIINKIDFLNEEQRVLLLEKLSIINYPLSITISAKQKVGIDELKNTLLSFVNTGALRNNETIVTNTRHYDSLLKALEEIQKVKWGLDSHLSSDLIAIDIKQALYYFGEITGEVTNDELLGNIFANFCIGK